From the Nitrososphaerales archaeon genome, one window contains:
- a CDS encoding radical SAM protein encodes MDLIQITSNIPKRQGKRKTIRYTQSICPDCNMILDAEVFERDGKVFMTKTCPTHGECEELYFGSYEMYQKFSTYWMDGKGAHAPNVMIDKCSCPMNCGLCTNHLSHSGLANIIITNRCDLTCWYCFFYVKKGLEGAYLYEPTLEQIRAMAKTLKAERPIPGNSLQITGGEPMLREDIFDLIRIFKEEGIDHIQMNTNGIRLAMDPDLMRRIREAGVSNLYLSFDGVTPRTNPKNHWEVPYALENARKNGMTVVFVPTVIKSINDHELGGIIRYAQKHLDVVHAVNFQPVSLTGRMTKKERDKYRITIPDCIKRIEEQTNGEIPEDAWFPVPSCMPLTNVIEQFSKKPKYELSIHFACGAGTYVFEDAETRKLVPLTSFVDIKGFLEYLEEKTDEIRSGRNRYLTMLEVVRKLNSFIDKSRQPKGLDLAKMFASIIVKKSYDAVGSWHGRSLFLGMMHFQDKYNEDLERLQRCDIHYLTPDMRIIPFCAFNVIPEWYRDRIQKKYGSPVEEWEKANGQKLEEGLYRGLLRRGKPQSEFGCAMSEMRKSMEIGSAITGV; translated from the coding sequence TTGGACCTAATACAGATTACATCCAATATTCCTAAGAGGCAGGGAAAGCGTAAAACCATACGGTACACTCAAAGTATCTGCCCAGATTGTAACATGATTTTAGACGCAGAGGTCTTTGAGCGCGACGGAAAGGTGTTCATGACAAAGACTTGCCCTACACATGGTGAGTGTGAAGAACTATACTTTGGTTCTTATGAAATGTATCAGAAGTTCAGCACTTACTGGATGGATGGAAAGGGTGCGCATGCACCAAATGTTATGATCGACAAATGTTCATGTCCAATGAACTGCGGTTTGTGTACAAATCACTTGAGCCATTCTGGTTTGGCAAATATTATCATTACAAACAGGTGCGACCTAACCTGCTGGTACTGTTTCTTCTACGTTAAGAAGGGTCTTGAAGGTGCGTATCTTTATGAACCAACGCTGGAGCAGATAAGAGCGATGGCCAAGACCTTGAAGGCTGAAAGACCAATTCCGGGTAATTCATTACAGATTACTGGCGGGGAGCCGATGTTAAGAGAAGACATTTTTGACCTTATCAGGATCTTTAAGGAGGAAGGCATTGATCACATACAGATGAATACGAATGGTATAAGGCTGGCAATGGATCCTGATCTAATGAGAAGGATCAGAGAAGCAGGTGTAAGTAACCTGTATCTGAGTTTTGACGGTGTTACGCCTAGAACCAATCCAAAGAATCACTGGGAGGTTCCATATGCATTAGAGAATGCAAGGAAGAATGGCATGACAGTCGTTTTCGTTCCTACTGTTATCAAGTCAATCAATGACCATGAATTGGGTGGTATAATTAGATATGCCCAGAAGCACCTAGATGTTGTTCATGCGGTAAACTTCCAACCAGTTTCTCTGACCGGAAGAATGACAAAAAAGGAGCGTGATAAGTACAGAATTACGATACCTGATTGTATAAAAAGAATTGAGGAACAAACAAATGGAGAGATCCCAGAGGACGCATGGTTCCCCGTTCCAAGCTGTATGCCGTTAACCAATGTAATCGAGCAGTTCAGTAAGAAGCCCAAGTACGAGTTGAGCATACATTTTGCCTGTGGTGCAGGAACATATGTGTTCGAGGATGCAGAGACTAGGAAACTGGTTCCATTAACATCATTTGTTGATATCAAGGGATTCCTTGAGTATCTGGAAGAAAAGACCGATGAGATAAGATCTGGAAGGAATAGGTATCTTACGATGCTTGAGGTCGTTAGAAAATTGAATTCGTTCATTGACAAGAGCAGACAGCCAAAGGGACTGGATCTTGCAAAGATGTTTGCGAGCATAATTGTGAAGAAGAGCTACGATGCGGTCGGCTCTTGGCATGGCAGAAGCCTCTTCCTAGGTATGATGCATTTCCAAGACAAATACAATGAGGACTTGGAAAGACTCCAGAGATGTGATATTCATTACCTGACACCAGACATGAGAATTATTCCATTCTGTGCATTCAACGTAATACCGGAGTGGTATAGAGATAGAATACAGAAGAAGTACGGTTCGCCTGTAGAGGAGTGGGAGAAGGCTAACGGACAAAAACTTGAGGAAGGATTGTACAGGGGGTTGCTGAGAAGAGGCAAACCTCAGTCAGAATTTGGCTGTGCGATGAGTGAAATGCGCAAGTCAATGGAAATAGGAAGTGCTATTACCGGTGTATAA
- a CDS encoding helix-turn-helix domain-containing protein, whose protein sequence is MLSDKARKAMENLGLTDYEIKAYISLLNDGTLTAQELSKKSGVPYSKIYEIVGRLEEKGWLESDSSRPTKFYPKSPSTALEAMRMRIENQVKENETILIQELMSLYEKSGVKEKPEIWVLRGFYNIAAKVKEIIQNCENELLLAMPAMAEGVAKPLQPTLRMLHEKGVKIAVLASESATMDTVKALSRIGEVRLKNSMFGGGVISDSRQVVILLGAEKSGNNEPLAIWAEHIGLANFAKEYFEYLWKDAREV, encoded by the coding sequence ATGCTTAGTGACAAGGCTCGCAAAGCGATGGAGAATTTAGGCCTAACCGACTATGAAATCAAAGCCTATATTTCATTGCTTAATGATGGCACTCTGACCGCGCAAGAATTAAGCAAGAAATCCGGCGTGCCCTACAGCAAGATCTACGAAATTGTTGGAAGGTTAGAAGAAAAGGGTTGGTTAGAGTCTGACAGCTCTAGACCAACTAAATTCTATCCAAAGTCACCGTCTACTGCCCTTGAAGCGATGCGAATGCGGATTGAGAACCAAGTTAAAGAAAATGAAACTATTCTGATTCAGGAACTGATGTCTTTATACGAAAAATCCGGTGTAAAGGAAAAACCAGAGATATGGGTTCTTAGGGGATTCTACAATATAGCTGCGAAAGTTAAGGAAATAATTCAGAACTGCGAAAACGAATTGTTACTTGCAATGCCAGCAATGGCAGAAGGTGTAGCAAAGCCGCTGCAACCTACACTTAGAATGTTACATGAAAAAGGCGTAAAGATTGCTGTGCTTGCTTCAGAAAGTGCTACTATGGATACGGTCAAGGCACTGTCAAGGATTGGAGAGGTAAGACTTAAGAATAGCATGTTTGGAGGCGGGGTAATAAGTGATAGTAGACAGGTAGTAATACTTCTTGGTGCTGAAAAGAGTGGCAACAACGAACCCTTGGCTATCTGGGCTGAACATATAGGTCTGGCGAACTTCGCCAAAGAATATTTTGAATATCTGTGGAAGGATGCAAGGGAAGTATGA
- a CDS encoding metal-dependent transcriptional regulator, whose product MSSTSNGEMLFVGTAESEHVEMYLKAIWWIKERDEEVKVSSIAKILQVKQPSVVQMLRKLDDMRLVTYKKSGVNLTNEGEKIGKQMIRNSRLLEVMMKNALRIDIDEEMVCGIEHHMNRKFTDALCTLLKHPRLCPHGHRIPEGDCCKGK is encoded by the coding sequence ATGAGTAGCACTAGTAACGGAGAGATGCTCTTTGTAGGAACGGCGGAGTCTGAGCATGTGGAGATGTATTTGAAAGCTATATGGTGGATCAAGGAAAGAGACGAAGAGGTAAAGGTTAGTTCTATAGCAAAGATTCTCCAAGTCAAACAGCCAAGTGTCGTTCAAATGCTAAGGAAGCTTGATGATATGAGGTTAGTTACTTACAAGAAAAGCGGAGTCAACCTAACTAATGAAGGCGAAAAGATAGGAAAGCAGATGATAAGAAACAGCAGATTACTTGAGGTAATGATGAAGAACGCCTTAAGGATAGATATTGACGAAGAAATGGTTTGTGGTATTGAGCATCATATGAATAGGAAGTTTACAGATGCGTTATGCACTTTGCTAAAACATCCCAGACTATGCCCTCATGGACACAGGATACCCGAAGGTGATTGTTGTAAGGGCAAATAA
- a CDS encoding mRNA surveillance protein Pelota, protein MIVRKINDNVYVVVPEDSDDLLSLRRIVRKDDQITVNTTRVVKQVREFARPDRGERVSVRVVLRVEKVSLDSAVDRLRINGVILNSNNELVPRGVSHSHAIRVGDPLSIEKTIWTELDSTILNKGSTQSFVLISIDRTEVAVGRIAGTHLKMIPNVYSGFSGKMYKMKEENVDSYFNDIIKILLNVKDEDDHIVIFGPGDVKRRFHNYLINNTKVNQQNVRVVDGIDVAGQDGIYVFLRSTTSKDAIGSSKLAIVSLLLNEVMRRIHMNDNRIAMGFKEVYGASKFNAIEALMFSDSVFKNAAEDVIIDLLNTAEVHGAKIFALDSSTDMGMQVSSLGGMVALLRYVLH, encoded by the coding sequence GTGATAGTTAGGAAGATCAACGATAATGTCTATGTTGTAGTACCGGAGGATTCCGATGATTTGCTGTCTTTACGAAGAATTGTACGAAAGGACGATCAAATCACTGTTAATACAACTAGAGTCGTTAAACAGGTTAGAGAGTTTGCAAGGCCAGATAGGGGTGAAAGGGTTAGTGTAAGGGTTGTACTTCGAGTTGAAAAAGTTTCACTAGACTCTGCTGTTGATAGACTACGTATAAATGGTGTAATACTAAATTCAAACAATGAACTTGTGCCTCGAGGGGTAAGTCATTCACACGCAATAAGGGTAGGAGATCCTTTATCAATTGAAAAAACCATTTGGACCGAACTAGATTCTACAATACTGAATAAGGGGAGTACGCAGAGTTTTGTGCTGATTAGTATTGATAGGACAGAAGTTGCGGTGGGTAGAATAGCTGGAACACATTTAAAAATGATCCCAAATGTTTACTCCGGTTTCAGTGGTAAGATGTACAAAATGAAGGAAGAGAACGTAGACTCGTACTTTAATGATATAATCAAAATTTTGCTTAATGTGAAAGACGAGGATGATCATATCGTGATCTTTGGACCGGGTGATGTCAAACGTAGATTTCATAATTATCTTATAAACAACACCAAAGTAAATCAACAAAATGTAAGGGTTGTTGATGGTATCGATGTAGCTGGGCAGGATGGTATATACGTCTTTTTACGCTCAACCACGTCCAAAGATGCCATAGGCTCGAGCAAGTTAGCCATAGTATCACTGTTGCTGAACGAAGTTATGCGACGCATACATATGAATGATAATAGAATCGCAATGGGTTTCAAAGAGGTTTATGGCGCTTCGAAATTCAATGCAATAGAAGCATTGATGTTTTCTGATAGCGTATTCAAGAACGCTGCTGAAGATGTAATAATCGATCTATTGAATACTGCAGAGGTTCATGGAGCAAAGATATTTGCTCTTGACTCAAGCACAGACATGGGCATGCAGGTCTCATCATTGGGAGGCATGGTTGCCCTCCTTAGATATGTCTTGCACTAG
- the cutA gene encoding divalent-cation tolerance protein CutA, translated as MRNGIIVLSTYPNKQTAAKIARRIVESKLAACVNLTEVRSFYWWKEKMEDSKECLAIFKSTSVTGKMLKEAISKSHPYEVPEIVEIKMNRVSNSYLRWMLESTSD; from the coding sequence ATGCGGAACGGTATTATAGTCTTATCTACGTATCCCAACAAACAGACAGCCGCTAAAATAGCTAGAAGGATCGTTGAATCCAAACTTGCTGCATGCGTTAACCTAACTGAAGTTAGATCGTTTTATTGGTGGAAAGAAAAGATGGAGGACTCTAAGGAGTGTTTAGCTATATTCAAGAGCACCAGCGTCACTGGAAAGATGCTAAAGGAAGCCATTTCAAAATCTCATCCATACGAGGTTCCGGAGATAGTGGAGATAAAGATGAATAGGGTAAGCAACAGCTACCTACGCTGGATGCTTGAAAGCACATCAGACTAG
- a CDS encoding site-2 protease family protein yields the protein MAFEFFDQNSSIFMLLVAWILILAGAKALRLERRGFEIKPFMLTYKNHNVSRTLDRMLSNKTSVRIFADVGVVGGAIMMAFALWFLINNLSNFFTAAGQFSEVTLLIPGVTVRSATNLIYFLLAAPVVLVIHEVAHGIVARLEKIKVKSGGFAIIIAIIAGFVEPDEEEFGKAKKISKVRVIAAGSTSNVLFSFVIAGLLMFNPMFGNILELVSPDVRGLFYDDPAGVPVLQIAEGSGAAVAGMQVNDVITSINGIPIQRPEDFTKVTLTPGDRAGVTVLRDGQTVHLIVPITSAAEDPSKGVLGIIRGAFPYVPPKVPYYIPWPAPVFTFLLWVWMLSFFIGIFNMLPMFPLDGEKYVSSALEEKVSKRSLLATRIGINALAFGLLGGNIVATVIKSGFVAI from the coding sequence ATGGCATTTGAATTCTTTGACCAGAACTCCAGCATATTCATGTTGCTGGTAGCGTGGATTCTGATACTTGCTGGAGCCAAGGCACTAAGGCTTGAAAGGCGTGGCTTCGAAATAAAACCCTTCATGCTTACATACAAGAATCATAACGTTTCCAGGACGCTGGACAGGATGCTCTCCAATAAAACATCTGTTAGGATATTTGCGGATGTTGGCGTTGTAGGTGGCGCTATTATGATGGCATTTGCCTTATGGTTCCTGATCAACAATTTGAGCAACTTCTTCACAGCTGCAGGGCAGTTCTCCGAAGTCACCTTGCTTATCCCCGGAGTTACTGTCAGGAGTGCAACTAATTTGATCTACTTCCTTCTTGCAGCTCCAGTTGTACTGGTAATACATGAAGTAGCGCATGGAATAGTTGCTAGGCTGGAGAAGATCAAGGTAAAGTCTGGTGGGTTTGCTATAATCATAGCTATAATAGCTGGTTTTGTTGAACCGGATGAAGAAGAGTTTGGAAAGGCAAAGAAGATATCAAAGGTGAGGGTTATTGCTGCAGGTTCTACGTCTAACGTGCTTTTTTCCTTTGTTATTGCAGGTTTGTTGATGTTCAACCCTATGTTTGGAAATATACTTGAACTCGTAAGCCCTGACGTAAGGGGCCTGTTCTATGATGACCCTGCTGGTGTACCCGTACTTCAGATAGCAGAAGGCAGTGGCGCAGCTGTAGCAGGTATGCAGGTGAACGATGTCATCACTAGCATCAATGGGATACCCATACAAAGACCGGAAGACTTTACGAAAGTAACTTTGACGCCCGGAGACAGGGCAGGTGTTACCGTGTTAAGGGATGGACAGACAGTACATCTTATTGTACCTATTACGAGTGCAGCCGAGGATCCTAGTAAGGGCGTGCTAGGGATAATAAGGGGCGCATTCCCATATGTGCCTCCAAAGGTTCCATATTACATACCTTGGCCTGCACCGGTCTTCACATTCTTGTTGTGGGTCTGGATGCTCTCTTTCTTCATCGGCATATTCAATATGCTACCAATGTTTCCGCTTGACGGTGAGAAGTATGTTAGCTCGGCATTGGAAGAAAAAGTTTCCAAAAGATCACTACTAGCAACGAGGATAGGGATAAACGCTCTTGCTTTTGGCCTTCTAGGGGGAAATATCGTAGCAACCGTAATAAAATCAGGATTCGTGGCGATTTAG
- a CDS encoding TIGR00269 family protein, whose translation MHQICDRCERRSAYYRKYSGESLCGKCFSLSLREKVVKTISKYSMIEYGDKIAVAVSGGKDSLSLLHIIVPFCKKHGNDVCAVTIDEGIDGYREESIEIVSKFTSLIGIEHKVFSYKELFGASLEESLQLRKGKKMSSCSICGTFRRRAIDIAAESVNANVIATAHNLDDSLQTFLINILAGDVERIGWTYPEPIAYSGNLRKIKPLGEIYEHEIAFYALINEIPFQSEECPHMNEGIRTKIREFLNKLEDEHSGIKYNAYSTLVKIAKKVRESSAKPRNRCILCRRDSTNNICSVCSMTITLRENAKMQI comes from the coding sequence ATGCATCAGATATGCGATCGTTGTGAACGAAGGAGCGCCTATTACAGGAAGTATTCAGGAGAGAGCTTGTGTGGGAAATGTTTTTCTCTGTCGCTTAGAGAAAAAGTTGTTAAAACTATATCCAAGTATTCTATGATTGAGTATGGAGACAAGATTGCTGTAGCGGTCTCCGGAGGGAAGGACAGTTTATCATTGCTTCACATTATTGTCCCATTTTGTAAGAAGCATGGCAATGATGTTTGTGCTGTTACAATTGATGAGGGCATAGATGGTTATAGGGAAGAATCCATCGAAATCGTATCGAAGTTCACATCATTGATAGGTATTGAGCATAAAGTGTTCTCATATAAGGAACTTTTTGGCGCAAGCCTAGAAGAGAGTCTGCAGTTGAGAAAGGGGAAGAAGATGAGTTCGTGCTCCATATGTGGCACCTTTAGGAGGAGGGCAATAGATATAGCTGCAGAGAGCGTTAACGCAAATGTGATTGCAACAGCACATAACCTTGATGACTCGTTGCAGACATTTCTTATTAACATTCTTGCGGGAGACGTTGAGAGAATAGGATGGACATATCCAGAACCGATTGCATATTCAGGTAATTTGCGTAAAATCAAGCCTCTTGGCGAAATTTATGAGCATGAGATTGCGTTCTACGCTCTGATAAATGAGATACCCTTCCAGTCTGAAGAATGTCCACATATGAACGAGGGAATTAGAACGAAGATCAGAGAGTTCCTGAACAAATTGGAGGACGAACATAGTGGTATAAAATATAACGCTTACAGTACACTGGTAAAGATAGCAAAGAAGGTGAGAGAGTCTTCAGCTAAGCCACGTAACAGATGTATTTTGTGTAGGAGAGATTCCACGAATAACATATGCTCTGTATGTAGTATGACTATAACATTAAGAGAAAACGCAAAAATGCAAATATAA
- a CDS encoding DUF5655 domain-containing protein: MDKFGLYGGSEISVEWHLSKMDGSIKDIFNEIRNYVLSLGPNVIEEVRPHRIVYAKSFNFRTFLDIQPSNDRLMVELRSGYCVTPLSIVVSSREQLNELTNLIQKAYSKI, translated from the coding sequence ATGGACAAATTCGGGTTATATGGTGGGTCCGAAATTTCAGTAGAGTGGCATCTTTCTAAGATGGACGGATCCATTAAGGACATCTTTAATGAGATTAGAAATTATGTATTATCTCTTGGTCCAAATGTTATAGAAGAGGTTCGACCTCACAGGATAGTCTATGCTAAATCATTCAATTTTAGAACATTCTTGGATATACAACCATCAAATGATAGGCTTATGGTGGAATTAAGGTCGGGGTACTGTGTAACGCCACTAAGTATAGTTGTAAGTTCTAGGGAGCAACTCAATGAGTTAACGAATCTGATTCAGAAAGCCTATTCTAAAATCTAA
- a CDS encoding acylphosphatase, giving the protein MSKTIRAHVFIKGKVQGVYFRQNMRIVSKRHKVHGWVRNLKDGRVEAVLEGEEPAVREVIEWCHAGPAEAKVEDVKVEYEPYKGEFNNFTVLY; this is encoded by the coding sequence TTGTCAAAAACCATTAGAGCTCATGTGTTTATCAAAGGGAAAGTACAAGGGGTGTACTTCAGACAGAACATGCGCATAGTATCTAAAAGGCATAAGGTGCATGGATGGGTAAGAAATTTGAAAGACGGTAGAGTTGAGGCTGTTCTGGAAGGTGAGGAGCCGGCAGTAAGGGAGGTTATAGAATGGTGTCATGCCGGCCCCGCAGAAGCGAAGGTAGAAGATGTGAAAGTCGAGTATGAACCTTACAAGGGAGAGTTCAATAATTTCACTGTCTTGTATTAG
- a CDS encoding 50S ribosomal protein L2: MGKRILVQRRGRGGKQFRAASLNKIVPAKYPSYELGEHHVGEVVDIVHESGRDAPLAKIRFDDGKYAYVPAVDGLFVGAKMETGKNTSVSPMNILDLDSIPDGTTVCNVERNFGDGGKLVKAAGSSAIVFAHSADGVTLRMPSRKFLTLNPKCRAVVGTVAGGGKSEKPFLKAGNKFYAMKAKGKTYPRVRGIAMAAVYHPYGGGRHQHPGKQTSVSRNAPPGRKVGNIAPKKTGRTRIRQI, from the coding sequence ATGGGTAAGCGTATTCTTGTTCAACGTAGGGGTCGTGGGGGCAAGCAGTTCAGAGCTGCATCTCTAAACAAGATTGTTCCCGCAAAGTATCCAAGTTATGAATTGGGAGAGCATCACGTAGGTGAGGTAGTAGATATAGTACACGAATCTGGCAGAGATGCACCATTGGCTAAGATCAGGTTTGATGATGGCAAATACGCGTATGTACCGGCAGTGGATGGTTTGTTCGTCGGTGCGAAGATGGAGACCGGCAAAAACACCTCTGTAAGCCCAATGAATATACTTGACCTTGATAGTATACCTGACGGCACAACCGTGTGCAACGTAGAGCGAAACTTTGGCGATGGTGGAAAGCTTGTTAAAGCAGCTGGCTCATCAGCAATAGTGTTTGCTCATTCAGCAGATGGTGTTACACTAAGGATGCCCTCCAGAAAGTTTCTTACATTAAATCCCAAGTGCAGAGCTGTCGTTGGCACCGTAGCGGGAGGAGGCAAGAGTGAGAAACCCTTCCTCAAAGCTGGCAACAAATTCTATGCAATGAAAGCAAAGGGCAAGACGTATCCAAGAGTTAGGGGAATTGCAATGGCTGCCGTTTACCATCCTTACGGCGGTGGAAGACATCAACATCCTGGGAAACAGACCTCCGTTAGTAGAAACGCTCCACCTGGGAGAAAGGTTGGTAACATAGCTCCAAAGAAAACTGGCAGAACTAGGATCAGACAGATCTAG
- a CDS encoding helix-turn-helix domain-containing protein: MVDFATLIEIIGNETRLHLLELLTERPRGIKELASILGVTPQAVLKHLTVLERNDIIQQIWIDSKSKIRCVYSINRPFYLGYTFKDGVLCLYIGSAQHDANVSVDIDDLRKITYKRNLLRMRTKVIANRLRALVAEDLTMQTEIHSAMKNLKLSPVQNIALRCFLSIDSRKNMLEGSRETGLNLRDSIRHIIKSEG, translated from the coding sequence TTGGTTGATTTTGCAACGCTAATAGAGATCATAGGAAATGAAACTAGGTTGCACTTACTTGAACTGTTAACTGAACGACCAAGGGGCATCAAAGAGCTCGCAAGCATACTTGGGGTTACGCCACAAGCTGTTTTAAAACATTTGACAGTTTTAGAACGAAACGATATCATACAACAGATCTGGATCGATTCAAAATCAAAGATCAGATGTGTTTACAGCATCAACAGGCCCTTCTATCTAGGATACACATTCAAAGACGGTGTGTTGTGTTTGTATATAGGTTCGGCACAGCATGACGCAAACGTATCAGTAGATATTGACGACCTGAGAAAGATAACGTATAAGCGTAATCTTCTCCGCATGCGTACAAAAGTGATAGCAAATAGACTCAGGGCGCTAGTAGCAGAGGACCTTACGATGCAAACAGAGATTCATAGCGCAATGAAGAATCTAAAATTATCCCCTGTCCAGAATATCGCTTTGCGCTGTTTTCTAAGCATAGATTCCAGGAAAAATATGCTGGAAGGATCTAGGGAGACTGGTCTCAATCTTAGAGATTCTATAAGGCATATTATAAAATCAGAAGGTTAA
- the hsp20 gene encoding archaeal heat shock protein Hsp20, whose amino-acid sequence MDSRKFGIDDVFEAMEKMIEDLQEDLERSFKELRNFSHEARPLMYGFTMSVGPDGEPVIKTFGDKEIMTGCREPVYDQFVKTDTDELIVTIEMPGIDKEDIELNVTENNLEVGTTNADRKYKASINLQVPVDPSTASATYRNGILSVTIRIKGKSNKGIKISVK is encoded by the coding sequence ATGGATAGTAGAAAATTCGGTATTGATGATGTATTTGAAGCTATGGAGAAGATGATTGAGGATTTGCAAGAAGATTTGGAACGATCGTTCAAGGAATTAAGGAACTTTAGTCATGAAGCACGACCATTGATGTATGGTTTTACGATGAGTGTAGGTCCTGACGGTGAGCCTGTGATAAAGACTTTCGGTGATAAAGAGATTATGACTGGTTGTAGAGAACCTGTTTACGACCAGTTTGTAAAAACCGATACAGACGAACTTATAGTAACAATAGAGATGCCGGGTATTGATAAGGAAGATATAGAATTGAATGTGACAGAAAATAATCTTGAGGTGGGTACCACTAACGCAGATAGAAAGTACAAGGCCAGTATTAATCTCCAAGTTCCTGTCGATCCCTCTACTGCTAGCGCAACCTATAGAAATGGTATATTATCTGTGACAATAAGAATTAAGGGGAAGAGTAATAAAGGTATAAAGATAAGTGTAAAGTGA